A region from the Devosia lucknowensis genome encodes:
- a CDS encoding L,D-transpeptidase family protein, which translates to MTANFFHRLGAIIILCWLAVGLAACSNFVKGGDNRHNQPLSGGVVQGLRSMGSSPSEGMVIRIFKEESVLEVWKKTATGTYKHFKSYEICAYSGDLGPKFKEGDRQSPEGFYTITPGLMNPRSSYYLSFNTGFPNKFDRVHGRTGSDLMVHGDCSSRGCYAMTDEGIAEIYALARETFKGGNTSFQLQIFPFRMNTANMARHATSPHMDFWKDIKEGHDYFELTKTPPVWDVCEKQYIFNPASSGALDAAGPCPPSVQNPALSAKLQADEADFANKAAAAQTAAERKAAEELAIKERGAAVSGFFSGFGTMFGGNPGQSPNVAPVISGKPATLPTPVAQRP; encoded by the coding sequence TTGACTGCGAACTTCTTTCATCGCCTTGGCGCGATCATCATCCTGTGTTGGCTGGCCGTGGGCCTGGCCGCCTGCTCCAATTTCGTCAAGGGCGGCGACAACCGCCACAACCAGCCCCTGTCCGGTGGCGTAGTGCAGGGCCTGCGCAGCATGGGATCATCCCCATCCGAAGGCATGGTAATCCGCATCTTCAAGGAGGAGTCGGTTCTCGAAGTCTGGAAAAAGACCGCCACCGGCACCTACAAGCACTTCAAGTCCTACGAAATCTGCGCCTATTCGGGCGACCTCGGACCAAAATTCAAGGAAGGCGACCGTCAGAGCCCCGAGGGCTTCTATACGATCACGCCCGGCCTGATGAACCCGCGCTCGAGCTACTATCTCTCGTTCAACACCGGCTTTCCGAACAAGTTCGACCGTGTCCACGGCCGTACCGGCTCCGACCTTATGGTGCACGGCGATTGTTCGTCGCGCGGCTGCTACGCCATGACCGACGAAGGCATCGCCGAAATCTATGCGCTGGCCCGCGAGACCTTCAAGGGTGGCAATACCAGCTTCCAGCTGCAGATTTTCCCCTTCCGCATGAACACGGCCAACATGGCTCGCCATGCCACAAGCCCGCACATGGACTTCTGGAAGGACATCAAGGAAGGCCACGACTATTTCGAGCTGACCAAGACCCCTCCGGTGTGGGACGTCTGCGAAAAGCAGTACATCTTCAACCCGGCCTCCTCGGGCGCACTGGACGCGGCCGGCCCCTGCCCGCCCTCGGTGCAGAACCCGGCCCTCAGCGCCAAGCTGCAGGCCGACGAAGCGGACTTCGCCAACAAGGCCGCCGCCGCCCAGACCGCAGCCGAGCGCAAGGCGGCCGAGGAACTGGCCATCAAGGAGCGCGGGGCCGCCGTCAGCGGCTTCTTCTCGGGCTTTGGCACCATGTTCGGCGGCAATCCCGGGCAGAGTCCCAATGTTGCGCCCGTGATCTCCGGCAAGCCTGCGACGCTGCCCACGCCGGTCGCGCAGCGGCCCTAA
- a CDS encoding acetyl-CoA carboxylase carboxyltransferase subunit alpha, producing the protein MQSYLDFEKPVADLEAKIVELKSLAQTDQAVSIDEEVNRLSARADEALVEIYRKLTPWQKTQVARHPQRPHFSDYVRSLITEWTPLAGDRKYGEDAALQAGFGRFNGMPVAVLGQEKGNSTETRLKHNFGMANPEGYRKAVRIMDMADRFSIPVISFVDTAGAYPGIGAEERGQAEAIARSTEKGLELGVPNIAIIIGEGGSGGAIAIATANRVLMLENAIYSVISPEAGASILFRDAARAQDMATAQKITAQDLLGFGVIDGIIHEPAGGAHRHQAAVMDATRGALDTFLKDFAGKSRLETREHRREKFLAIGTNL; encoded by the coding sequence ATGCAGTCTTATCTCGATTTTGAAAAGCCGGTCGCCGATCTTGAAGCCAAGATCGTTGAACTGAAATCGCTGGCACAGACCGACCAGGCCGTGTCCATCGACGAAGAGGTCAACCGGCTGTCCGCCCGCGCCGACGAGGCGCTGGTCGAGATTTATCGCAAGCTCACGCCCTGGCAGAAGACGCAGGTCGCGCGCCACCCGCAGCGCCCGCATTTTTCGGACTATGTGCGCTCGCTGATCACGGAATGGACGCCGCTGGCCGGCGATCGCAAGTACGGCGAAGACGCAGCCCTGCAGGCAGGCTTCGGCCGCTTCAACGGCATGCCGGTTGCCGTGCTCGGACAGGAGAAGGGCAACTCGACCGAGACCCGTCTCAAGCATAATTTCGGCATGGCCAATCCCGAGGGCTATCGCAAGGCCGTCCGCATCATGGACATGGCTGACCGCTTCTCGATTCCGGTCATATCGTTTGTCGATACGGCCGGCGCCTATCCCGGCATCGGCGCGGAAGAACGCGGCCAGGCCGAGGCCATCGCCCGCTCGACCGAAAAAGGCCTGGAACTTGGCGTTCCCAACATCGCCATCATCATCGGCGAAGGCGGATCGGGCGGTGCCATCGCCATCGCCACGGCGAACCGCGTGCTGATGCTGGAAAACGCGATCTATTCGGTGATTTCGCCCGAAGCCGGCGCCTCGATCCTGTTCCGCGACGCGGCCCGCGCGCAGGACATGGCAACCGCCCAGAAGATCACGGCGCAGGACCTTCTCGGCTTCGGCGTCATCGACGGCATCATCCACGAGCCGGCCGGCGGCGCCCATCGCCATCAGGCGGCCGTGATGGATGCCACCCGTGGCGCCCTCGATACCTTCCTGAAGGATTTCGCCGGCAAGTCGCGCCTCGAAACGCGCGAACACCGTCGCGAAAAATTCCTCGCCATCGGCACCAATCTCTAG
- a CDS encoding site-specific tyrosine recombinase XerD — MSGHLVSSFLEMMSAERGAAANTIEAYRRDLTHYADFVAHKGKTLLTADRDTVTAWLEDLDNEGLSASSTARHLSAVRQFHKFLCADSLRSDDPTRIVASPKARRALPKILSVAEVDRLLTLAEAEANADADPAKQMAAQRLYVLLELLYASGLRVSELVGLKRAAVMREGAFLTVTGKGNKDRVVPVNDRARDAVRHWVAKLEPGPYLFPAKGEDGHLSRQVFARDLKGLAGRAGISSSRVAPHVLRHAFASHLLSGGADLRVVQMLLGHADISTTQIYTHVLDEKLRSLVESHHPLAEG, encoded by the coding sequence ATGAGCGGACACCTGGTATCGAGCTTTCTCGAAATGATGAGCGCCGAACGCGGCGCCGCGGCCAATACGATTGAAGCCTATCGCCGCGACCTGACCCACTACGCCGATTTCGTCGCGCACAAGGGCAAGACCCTGCTGACTGCCGATCGGGATACCGTAACCGCCTGGCTCGAGGACCTGGACAACGAAGGCCTCTCGGCCTCGTCGACGGCGCGCCACCTGTCGGCAGTCCGGCAATTCCACAAGTTTCTCTGTGCCGACAGCCTGCGCAGCGACGACCCGACGCGCATCGTCGCCAGTCCCAAGGCGCGGCGCGCCCTTCCCAAAATTCTGTCGGTTGCCGAAGTCGATCGCCTGCTGACCCTGGCCGAAGCGGAAGCCAATGCCGACGCCGACCCTGCCAAACAAATGGCCGCGCAACGGCTCTATGTGTTGCTCGAACTGCTTTACGCATCGGGCCTGCGCGTGTCGGAGCTGGTTGGCCTCAAGCGCGCCGCCGTGATGCGGGAAGGCGCCTTCCTGACTGTGACAGGCAAGGGCAACAAGGATCGCGTGGTGCCCGTGAACGACCGCGCCAGGGACGCTGTGCGTCATTGGGTGGCCAAGCTGGAGCCGGGCCCCTACCTGTTCCCGGCCAAGGGCGAAGACGGACATTTGTCGCGCCAGGTCTTCGCACGGGACCTCAAGGGACTGGCCGGCCGTGCCGGAATTTCGTCGTCACGCGTGGCCCCGCATGTGCTTCGCCATGCCTTTGCCAGTCATCTGCTGTCCGGCGGCGCCGACCTTCGCGTCGTACAGATGCTGCTCGGACACGCCGATATTTCCACAACCCAGATCTACACCCACGTTCTGGACGAAAAGCTGCGCAGCCTCGTGGAAAGCCACCATCCGCTGGCCGAAGGCTGA
- a CDS encoding shikimate kinase, which yields MSKTDGGGRQGRAKALANRLGGRPLVLVGMMGAGKTTVGRRLAARLGRQFIDSDEEIERAAQMSIPEIFEQRGEGEFRAGEMRVIARLLKEQDIVLATGGGAFVNLDTRALVKAEAISVWLKADLDVLFERVSRRSNRPLLKTADPRGTLEKLIEDRYPIYAEADVTVLSRDVPQDNVAADVIGALLDHLKTR from the coding sequence GTGAGCAAGACCGATGGCGGTGGACGGCAGGGCCGGGCCAAGGCGCTGGCCAACCGGCTGGGCGGTCGGCCGCTCGTTCTCGTCGGCATGATGGGGGCCGGTAAGACCACAGTCGGGCGCCGGCTGGCGGCGCGCCTCGGACGCCAGTTCATCGACAGCGACGAGGAAATCGAGCGCGCAGCGCAGATGAGCATTCCCGAAATCTTCGAGCAGCGCGGCGAGGGCGAGTTTCGCGCCGGCGAGATGCGGGTCATTGCCCGGCTGCTCAAGGAACAGGACATCGTGCTGGCCACCGGTGGCGGTGCCTTCGTCAACCTGGATACCCGCGCCCTGGTCAAGGCCGAGGCGATTTCGGTCTGGCTCAAGGCCGATCTCGACGTGCTGTTCGAGCGCGTGTCGCGGCGATCGAACCGGCCCCTGCTCAAGACTGCCGACCCCAGGGGCACGCTCGAAAAGCTGATCGAGGATCGCTATCCCATCTACGCCGAAGCCGACGTCACCGTCCTCAGCCGTGACGTGCCGCAGGACAATGTCGCTGCCGACGTCATCGGCGCGCTGCTCGACCACCTCAAGACCCGATAG
- the aroB gene encoding 3-dehydroquinate synthase: protein MAQIDHTVHVALGERAYDILIGPRLIDEAGAILAEKFPGRRYGIVTDETVAEAQLPRLVAGLEAAGLSYGTIVLPAGEATKSYAMLERVVEGLLAARLERGDLVIALGGGVIGDLAGFAASITRRGMDFVQIPTSLLAQVDSSVGGKTGINSPHGKNLVGAFHQPKLVLADLSALDTLSARQFAAGYAEVVKYGLIDDPDFFEWLEANRAEIFAGGPARGEAIARCCAHKARVVIEDEKEMGVRALLNLGHTFGHALEKDTGYSDRLLHGEGVAIGMVLAHGFSCRLGLAPGQDSGRVAAHLKLAGLPTTLADIPGTLGSTDTLMAAIAQDKKVSRGALTFILTRGIGQAFIEKNVDPDQVRGYLEEMRAL from the coding sequence ATGGCCCAGATCGACCACACAGTCCACGTTGCCCTGGGCGAGCGCGCCTACGACATCCTGATCGGGCCCAGGCTGATCGACGAGGCCGGGGCGATCCTGGCTGAAAAGTTTCCCGGACGCCGCTATGGCATCGTCACCGACGAGACCGTGGCCGAGGCGCAATTGCCGCGGCTCGTGGCTGGTCTCGAGGCCGCCGGTCTCTCCTATGGCACCATAGTGCTGCCAGCGGGGGAGGCGACCAAGTCCTATGCCATGCTCGAGCGCGTGGTCGAAGGCCTCCTCGCGGCCAGGCTCGAACGCGGTGACCTCGTCATCGCTCTGGGGGGCGGGGTCATCGGCGATCTTGCCGGCTTTGCCGCGTCGATCACCCGCCGCGGCATGGATTTCGTGCAGATTCCCACCTCGCTGCTGGCCCAGGTGGACTCGTCGGTGGGCGGCAAGACCGGCATCAATTCGCCGCATGGCAAGAATCTCGTCGGCGCCTTTCACCAGCCCAAGCTGGTGCTGGCCGACCTTTCGGCCCTCGATACGCTCAGCGCCCGCCAGTTCGCCGCAGGCTATGCGGAAGTGGTCAAGTACGGGCTGATCGACGATCCTGATTTCTTCGAGTGGCTCGAGGCCAACAGGGCCGAAATCTTTGCCGGTGGCCCGGCGCGCGGCGAGGCCATCGCCCGCTGCTGCGCCCACAAGGCGCGGGTGGTGATCGAGGATGAGAAGGAAATGGGTGTTCGCGCCCTGCTCAATCTCGGTCACACATTCGGGCATGCGCTGGAAAAGGACACGGGCTATTCCGACCGCCTGCTGCATGGCGAAGGCGTCGCCATCGGCATGGTGCTGGCGCACGGCTTCTCCTGCAGGCTGGGCCTCGCGCCGGGCCAGGACAGCGGCCGGGTCGCGGCACACTTGAAGCTGGCGGGCCTGCCCACCACATTGGCTGATATCCCCGGAACGCTCGGCTCGACCGATACCCTGATGGCGGCGATCGCGCAGGACAAGAAGGTTTCGCGCGGGGCGCTGACCTTCATCCTCACCCGCGGCATCGGGCAGGCGTTCATCGAGAAGAACGTCGATCCCGACCAGGTTCGGGGATATCTCGAAGAGATGCGTGCGCTCTAG
- a CDS encoding BolA family protein has translation MSMTDTIHAKLTEKFAPTQLEVIDESMSHHGHAGWREGGETHFRVRIATRNFDGMSRVAQHRAVMDALEAELKARVHALAIEVLPAA, from the coding sequence ATGTCCATGACGGACACGATCCACGCCAAGCTCACCGAAAAATTCGCGCCCACCCAACTGGAGGTGATCGACGAATCCATGTCCCACCATGGTCACGCCGGCTGGCGGGAGGGTGGTGAAACCCATTTTCGTGTCAGAATCGCGACCCGCAATTTTGACGGGATGAGCCGCGTTGCGCAACACCGTGCGGTGATGGATGCGCTTGAAGCAGAATTGAAGGCCCGGGTGCACGCCCTGGCCATCGAGGTTTTGCCGGCCGCCTAG
- a CDS encoding J domain-containing protein, with protein sequence MKLQSKLFDNIRIRSRRDEKPEPVDAVCDWEGCEEPGEFKAPKGVRSEGQYHTFCLEHVRHYNKAFNYFAGMSPDELEEALHAPPKAESRSSFATGNPNTARAAAGRGNAQLGDKYGDPFGVFARYRYQQSKRPAAERVKPLNEPDRRALETLGFTRHAKSDEIKAAYKDLVKKHHPDVNGGDASSEERLRSVIAAYTHLKKQGFVVR encoded by the coding sequence ATGAAACTGCAATCCAAGCTCTTCGACAACATTCGCATCCGTTCGCGCCGGGATGAAAAGCCCGAGCCTGTGGACGCGGTCTGCGATTGGGAAGGCTGCGAGGAACCCGGTGAGTTCAAGGCGCCCAAGGGCGTGCGGTCGGAGGGGCAATATCACACCTTCTGCCTCGAGCATGTGCGTCACTACAACAAGGCGTTCAATTATTTTGCCGGCATGAGCCCGGATGAGCTGGAAGAAGCGCTGCATGCCCCGCCCAAGGCGGAGTCGCGGTCGAGCTTTGCCACCGGCAATCCGAATACGGCGCGTGCCGCCGCTGGCCGTGGCAACGCGCAACTGGGCGACAAATACGGTGATCCCTTCGGCGTTTTCGCCCGCTACCGCTATCAGCAGTCCAAGCGTCCGGCTGCCGAACGCGTCAAGCCGCTCAACGAGCCGGACCGCCGGGCGCTGGAAACGCTGGGCTTCACGCGCCATGCCAAGTCCGACGAGATCAAGGCCGCCTACAAGGATCTGGTCAAGAAGCACCATCCGGACGTCAATGGCGGCGATGCTTCGTCCGAAGAGCGCCTGCGTTCGGTGATCGCCGCCTATACCCACCTCAAGAAGCAGGGCTTCGTGGTGCGCTGA
- the cobS gene encoding cobaltochelatase subunit CobS, translating to MTEFANLPDHEYSAREIFGIDTDMKVMGYKDRTDHVPPVDPDYLFDRNTTLAILAGFAFNRRVMVQGYHGTGKSTHIEQVAARLNWPLVRVNLDSHVSRIDLVGKDAIVLKDGKQITEFRDGILPWAVQNNVALVFDEYDAGRPDVMFVIQRVLEQSGRLTLLDQNRVIVPHPAFRLFSTTNTIGLGDTSGLYHGTQQINQGQMDRWSIVTTLNYLPHDKEVGIVLAKNKAYGESEKGKKQVANMVRLADLTRSAFINGDISTVMSPRGVITWAENAVIFGGDIGFAFRLTFLNKCDELERPVVAEFYQRVFGEDLPESSANLAVMA from the coding sequence ATGACCGAATTCGCCAATCTGCCCGACCACGAATACAGCGCGCGGGAAATCTTCGGCATCGATACCGACATGAAGGTCATGGGCTACAAGGATCGCACCGACCACGTGCCGCCCGTCGACCCCGACTATCTGTTCGATCGCAATACCACGCTGGCCATCCTCGCCGGCTTTGCCTTCAACCGTCGTGTCATGGTCCAGGGCTACCACGGCACCGGCAAGTCGACCCATATCGAGCAGGTCGCGGCGCGCCTCAATTGGCCGCTGGTCCGCGTCAATCTCGACAGCCACGTGTCGCGTATCGACCTTGTCGGCAAGGACGCCATCGTTCTCAAGGACGGCAAGCAGATCACCGAATTCCGCGACGGCATCCTGCCCTGGGCCGTGCAGAACAATGTCGCGCTGGTCTTTGACGAATACGATGCCGGCCGTCCGGACGTGATGTTCGTGATCCAGCGCGTTCTGGAGCAGTCGGGTCGCCTGACCCTCCTCGACCAGAACCGCGTGATCGTGCCGCATCCGGCTTTCCGCCTGTTCTCGACCACCAATACCATTGGTCTGGGTGATACGTCGGGTCTCTATCACGGCACGCAGCAGATCAATCAGGGCCAGATGGACCGCTGGAGCATCGTGACGACGCTCAACTACCTGCCGCACGACAAGGAAGTCGGCATCGTCCTGGCCAAGAACAAGGCCTATGGCGAGAGCGAGAAGGGCAAGAAGCAGGTCGCCAACATGGTGCGCCTGGCCGATCTCACGCGCTCGGCCTTCATCAATGGCGATATCTCCACGGTCATGTCGCCGCGCGGTGTCATCACCTGGGCCGAAAATGCCGTGATCTTCGGTGGCGATATCGGCTTTGCCTTCCGCCTCACCTTCCTCAACAAGTGCGACGAACTCGAACGCCCCGTCGTGGCCGAGTTCTACCAGCGCGTGTTCGGCGAAGACCTGCCGGAATCGTCCGCTAACCTCGCCGTCATGGCTTAG
- the cobT gene encoding cobaltochelatase subunit CobT, with protein MAIPPRSKPNKPDQTQAFKSAMGATVRAIGGKADLEVTFTADRPLLTSDRARLANLPRLPTRRDIAIARGQGDAMAMRLASHDADAHRKRSPMDPQARAAFDALEQARVESLGCIRMPGMVGNIHEMLEDRLFRANFAEVDAKDDAPLAEALGLILREKLAGVEVPPSGHALVDLWRKEIESKAGTSIDALIDTYEDQDAFSKAARKVLRDLNLIAESDMQDPADSDEEAAEDSQPEQAQGADQAQEQGDGENEQSESEEDQQAGESEETGDVEGMEADMADSDDDAEAEAGEDAPMPPPAKDGGERLSNQFNYKVFTQKYDEIVKAAELCPPDELDQLRALLDKQLENLAGAVARLANKLQRRLMAKQNRSWQFDLEEGLLDTARLTRVVTDPLQALSFKVENDTDFRDTVVTLLIDNSGSMRGRPITIAAICGDILARTLERCGVKVEILGFTTRAWKGGKSREAWLEANRPANPGRVNDIRHIIYKAADEPWRHARRNLGLMMREGLLKENIDGEALEWARKRLMARPEQRRILMVISDGAPVDDSTQSVNAGNYLEAHLRQVIEDIETRSPIQLVAVGIGHDVTRYYRRAVTLLDAEELAGALTDELAALFDEEMPAQARRRGRG; from the coding sequence ATGGCAATTCCTCCGCGCAGCAAGCCCAACAAGCCCGACCAGACCCAGGCCTTCAAGTCGGCCATGGGCGCCACGGTGCGTGCGATCGGTGGCAAGGCCGACCTGGAAGTGACCTTCACCGCCGATCGGCCGTTGCTCACCTCGGATCGGGCGCGCCTGGCAAACCTGCCGCGCCTGCCCACCAGGCGTGACATCGCCATTGCCCGCGGCCAGGGCGACGCCATGGCCATGCGCCTTGCCAGCCACGATGCCGATGCTCACCGCAAGCGCAGCCCGATGGATCCGCAGGCACGCGCGGCATTCGACGCGCTGGAGCAGGCGCGCGTGGAGTCGCTCGGCTGCATCCGCATGCCGGGCATGGTGGGCAATATCCATGAAATGCTGGAAGACCGGCTGTTCCGCGCCAATTTCGCCGAGGTCGATGCCAAGGACGATGCGCCGCTGGCCGAGGCCCTGGGCCTGATCCTGCGCGAGAAACTGGCCGGCGTGGAGGTCCCGCCCTCCGGTCACGCGCTTGTCGACCTGTGGCGCAAGGAAATTGAATCCAAGGCCGGCACCTCCATCGATGCGCTGATCGACACCTATGAGGACCAGGACGCCTTCTCGAAGGCCGCCCGCAAGGTGCTGCGCGACCTCAACCTCATCGCCGAAAGCGATATGCAGGATCCTGCCGACAGCGACGAAGAGGCGGCCGAGGACAGCCAGCCCGAGCAGGCGCAGGGCGCCGATCAGGCTCAGGAGCAGGGTGACGGCGAAAACGAGCAGTCGGAAAGCGAAGAGGACCAGCAGGCCGGCGAAAGCGAAGAGACCGGCGACGTCGAAGGCATGGAGGCCGACATGGCCGACAGCGACGACGATGCCGAGGCAGAGGCCGGCGAAGATGCGCCGATGCCACCGCCCGCCAAGGACGGCGGCGAACGTCTCTCGAACCAGTTCAACTACAAGGTCTTCACGCAGAAGTACGACGAGATCGTCAAGGCCGCCGAACTCTGCCCGCCCGACGAACTCGACCAGTTGCGGGCGCTGCTCGACAAGCAGCTCGAAAACCTCGCCGGTGCAGTGGCGCGGCTTGCCAACAAACTGCAGCGCCGCCTGATGGCCAAGCAGAACCGGAGCTGGCAGTTCGATCTCGAGGAAGGGCTGCTCGACACCGCGCGCCTCACCCGCGTTGTCACCGATCCGTTGCAGGCCCTCAGCTTCAAGGTCGAGAACGACACCGATTTCCGCGACACCGTCGTGACCCTCCTGATCGACAATTCCGGCTCCATGCGCGGCCGCCCGATCACCATCGCGGCGATCTGCGGCGACATTCTCGCGCGCACGCTCGAGCGGTGCGGCGTGAAGGTGGAAATCCTCGGGTTCACGACGCGCGCCTGGAAGGGCGGCAAGTCGCGCGAAGCCTGGCTCGAAGCCAATCGCCCGGCCAATCCCGGCCGCGTCAATGATATCAGGCACATCATCTACAAGGCCGCCGACGAGCCCTGGCGCCATGCCCGCCGCAATCTGGGCCTCATGATGCGCGAAGGTCTCCTCAAGGAGAACATCGACGGTGAGGCGCTCGAATGGGCGCGCAAGCGCCTGATGGCACGGCCCGAGCAGCGTCGCATCCTCATGGTGATCTCCGACGGCGCTCCGGTCGATGACTCGACCCAGAGCGTCAATGCCGGCAACTATCTGGAAGCGCACCTGCGCCAGGTGATCGAGGACATCGAAACCCGCTCGCCGATCCAGCTGGTGGCCGTCGGCATCGGCCACGACGTGACGCGCTATTATCGCCGCGCCGTGACGCTGCTCGATGCCGAGGAGCTGGCCGGCGCGCTCACTGACGAGCTGGCAGCGCTCTTTGACGAGGAAATGCCCGCTCAGGCCCGGCGTCGGGGCCGGGGATGA
- a CDS encoding esterase-like activity of phytase family protein: MICRVALVAALLLPVVPAGAVDATVSAAPVTRFRGADLDQPVDRLIFRGGMTLQSPDDTFGGLSSVSQTGADQRVSFVTDRGNFVAGQLAYDEADRLIGFIGVTIEPMRNSAGDVLPRQYARDAEGMDTIWRDGVPVAVRVGFEHLTRVADFAITDGRPGGAAREVPIPQWLTDLRTNESIESVCIAPEASPIAGSTLLLTEEALDEDGNHRGEFLGVNDKGPVTYVNSPIVNPTDCKFLPNGDLLVLERGVSLFAFVMNLRRVPADQVKPGNLMKGELLLSAQGGEIDNMESLMVHQTPGGETRILIGSDNNFNDWQRTLILEFALPE; encoded by the coding sequence ATGATCTGCCGCGTCGCGCTTGTCGCTGCCCTGCTGCTTCCGGTGGTCCCCGCGGGGGCCGTGGATGCGACGGTCAGCGCCGCGCCGGTGACGCGGTTCAGGGGTGCCGATCTCGACCAGCCGGTGGATAGGCTCATCTTCCGCGGCGGCATGACGCTGCAAAGCCCCGACGATACGTTCGGCGGCTTGTCGAGCGTATCCCAGACGGGCGCCGATCAGCGCGTCAGTTTCGTCACCGACAGGGGCAATTTCGTTGCCGGACAACTGGCCTATGACGAGGCCGACCGTTTGATCGGCTTCATCGGCGTCACCATCGAGCCCATGCGCAACTCGGCCGGCGACGTGCTGCCCCGTCAGTATGCGCGCGATGCCGAGGGCATGGACACGATCTGGCGCGACGGCGTGCCCGTGGCGGTGCGCGTGGGGTTCGAGCACCTGACGCGGGTTGCCGATTTCGCCATTACGGACGGGCGCCCGGGCGGTGCGGCGCGTGAAGTGCCCATTCCGCAGTGGCTGACCGACCTGCGCACCAATGAGTCCATCGAGTCGGTCTGCATCGCGCCCGAGGCGTCGCCGATTGCCGGATCGACGCTCCTGCTCACCGAAGAGGCGCTGGACGAGGACGGCAATCATCGCGGGGAATTCCTGGGCGTCAACGACAAGGGGCCCGTGACCTATGTCAATAGCCCGATCGTCAATCCTACCGACTGCAAGTTCCTTCCCAACGGCGACCTGCTTGTGCTCGAGCGGGGGGTGTCACTCTTCGCCTTCGTCATGAACCTCCGGCGCGTTCCCGCCGATCAGGTGAAGCCGGGCAATCTGATGAAGGGCGAGCTGCTGCTCTCGGCGCAGGGCGGCGAGATCGACAACATGGAAAGCCTCATGGTGCATCAGACGCCCGGCGGCGAAACGCGCATCCTCATCGGCTCGGACAATAATTTCAACGACTGGCAGCGCACCCTGATCCTGGAATTCGCGCTGCCCGAGTAG
- a CDS encoding queuosine precursor transporter, producing the protein MLSRFLVAVAAMVAVVAASNVLVQFPVGVTLGGINLGDILTWGAFTYPVAFLVTDLSNRAFGPQRARLVVVAGFVVAVILSIWLATPRIAIASGSAFLVAQMLDISIFHRLRNGAWWHAPMFSSLFSSALDTAIFFSLAMAPAFAGIDSFFGLEDSSLAFPAPLLGVGPEVELWQSLALGDFLVKLVMAVLMLAPYKTVRDLVLKRIPVAA; encoded by the coding sequence ATGCTGTCTCGTTTCCTGGTGGCCGTTGCCGCCATGGTGGCCGTGGTCGCCGCCTCCAACGTTCTCGTGCAATTTCCAGTCGGTGTGACGCTGGGGGGCATCAATCTCGGTGACATCCTCACCTGGGGTGCTTTCACCTACCCCGTGGCCTTTCTCGTCACCGACCTCTCCAATCGCGCCTTCGGGCCGCAACGGGCCCGCCTCGTGGTCGTGGCAGGCTTTGTGGTTGCGGTGATCCTCTCGATCTGGCTGGCGACGCCGCGCATTGCCATTGCTTCGGGCTCGGCTTTCCTGGTCGCGCAGATGCTCGACATTTCGATCTTCCACCGGCTGCGCAATGGCGCCTGGTGGCACGCGCCGATGTTCTCGTCGCTGTTCTCGTCGGCGCTGGACACGGCGATCTTCTTTTCGCTGGCCATGGCGCCGGCCTTTGCCGGCATCGACAGCTTCTTCGGGCTCGAGGATTCCTCGCTTGCCTTCCCCGCTCCGCTGCTCGGCGTCGGCCCCGAGGTGGAACTCTGGCAGTCGCTCGCCCTCGGAGACTTCCTGGTCAAGCTGGTGATGGCGGTGCTGATGCTCGCGCCCTACAAGACCGTCCGCGATCTCGTGCTGAAGCGGATTCCAGTGGCGGCGTAG
- the rpmB gene encoding 50S ribosomal protein L28 translates to MARRCELTGKGVLMGNTVSHALNRHRRRFLPNLINVTLLSEALNRPVKLRVSAAALRTVEHRGGLDAFLIKQDDADLSPLALGIKKEVRAALAG, encoded by the coding sequence ATGGCACGTCGCTGCGAGCTTACCGGCAAGGGCGTTTTGATGGGCAACACCGTTTCGCACGCCCTCAACCGTCACCGCCGCCGTTTTCTTCCCAACCTCATCAACGTCACGCTGCTCTCCGAAGCGCTGAACCGTCCGGTCAAGCTGCGCGTCTCCGCTGCAGCACTGCGCACCGTCGAGCACCGCGGTGGCCTCGATGCCTTCCTGATCAAGCAGGACGACGCCGACCTGTCGCCGCTGGCTCTGGGCATCAAGAAGGAAGTCCGCGCCGCTCTCGCCGGCTAA